Below is a genomic region from Rhodospirillum centenum SW.
CTCCAGCCCTTCTACGCCGGCTTCGGCTTCCGGACGGAGGGGGAGAGCTACGATGACGGCGGCATCGAGCATGTGACCATGCGGCTGCGGACCGTCCCGGCGGAAGCCGCGGCCTGACCGGCCCCGGCGGCGGAGGCCGCCTGACCGGCCCCGGCGGCGGAGGCCGCCTGATCGGTCCCGGCGGCTGAGGCCGCCTGATCGGCGGCCCCCGTCAGGGGCTTCACGGCACGGCCAGATCCGCGACGCGCAGGCGTTGTTCCAGCCGGACCGCGCCCACGATGTCGCGGATCTGCACGGTGACGATCGTGTTCCCGTCCCGCCAGTCGATCTCGATCAGGCCGAAGTTCTCGGCGCGGTATGCCTCGCCCCGGCGCCGGGCATTGGGCGGCAGCACCGGCCAGACCTCCGTCAGGCCGGAGGAGGTGAAGTCCCACAGCGGATAGGGGACGTTCACGTCCAGACGGGAGATCTCGGCGTAATGGGTGTCGCCGGAGATGCAGAACAGCCCGTCGGCCCGCTTCTCGCGGATCGCCTGGATCAGCCGCTGATGATCGCGGGCATAGTTGATCCAGGCCTCCCAGCCGGGGAAGTCGGCCACGACCTGGAGGCTGGACGCCAGGATGCGCACGTCTGCCGGCCGGGCGAGCTGCTGTTCCAGCCACTGCCATTGCCGCTCCCCCAGCATGGTGGCCGGATCCTCGGGATTGCGCGCATAGGGGCCGGGCACCGGCCGGCCGGCCCTGGCCTGTTCGTCCGCCCAGGTGTCGTAGGGCGTGCCGCCGAGGTCCAGGGTGCGGATCGGGGTGCGGTTCCAGCGCAGGTCGGGCAGCAGAACCTGCAACCGCCGGCCCGGCGGGCCGAAGGTGACGCTGGTGTAGATGCCGTCCCGGGTGCGCCGGGGTGAATCGGCCGGCACGCCGAAGAAATCGCAGAACTGCCGCCGCGATTCTTCCTTCATCGGATAGTCGGCGCCGGCGTCGTTCTCGCCGTAGTCGTGGTCGTCCCAGATGGCGATGACCGGGGTGCGGGCCCGCAGTTTCTGGAAACCGGGCTTGGCCGCCAGGGCCGCGTACTTGCGGCGCATCACCTCGGGATCGCGGGTGTCCAGATAGACATTGTCGCCCAGGAAGATGAACAGGTCCGGTTCCGCCGCCACGATGGCGTCCCAGATCGGCTGCTCCTTCTCCGACTTGGCGCAGGAGCCGAAGGCGATGCGGCGGATGGTGCGGCCCTCGTCGGCGGCAGGATAGGGGGCGGGTCCGGCGGCGGCCCCCTCGGCCTGGGTTCCGTCGGCCCGCAGGCCGGTGGCAAGGGCGAGGGGGGCGGCCGCCATGCCGGTCAGCAACCGGCGGCGGTCCGGATCGGTGTCCGACATGGCGGGCTCCCGGGTATGGCTCAAGGACGGGGCGCCGCGGGCCGCGGCGCCCCGGGTGGGGGTCAGAAGGACTTGCGCAGCGTCACGAAGAACTGCTGCGGCGCCCCGGCCAGCAGGGTCTGGAAGGTGCCGTCCGGGTCCGCGTTGGTGAAGCCGTTCGACCCGATGGTGGAGACGTATTCCTTGTCGAACAGGTTCGTCACGTTGGCCTGCACCTCCAGCCCGTCCAGCCAGCCGGAGCCGGAGAAGCGGTAGCCGAGACTCAGGTCCACCAGCGTGTAGGACGGGACCGACCCGTTGTTCAGGTAGGTGTAGTAGCGCTTGCCGGTGTGCGAGACGCCGACCGTGCCGAACAGGTCCCCGTCGTCATAGGCCAGCTCGCCCTTGGCCATGAACTCCGGCGTGTCGGTCGCCTTCTTGTCCTTGGTCGCGGCCGTGATCACGCCGTTGGCGTCCAGCACGTTGTCGTCATACGTGCTGTCATTGTAGGTCAGCGAGCCGAACACCGACCAGTTCTCGACGAACTCCCAGGTGGCGGCGGCTTCCACGCCCTTCGTCGTCACGCTGCCGACATTCTGAAGCGCCGTCGGGTTGCCGACGATGCCGGCCCCGAGCGAGAGGGTCAGCAGGCGGTCGTCGAACTTCACGTAATAGCCGGTCACGCTGCCTTGCAGGGTATCGATACGGAAGCGCCAGCCCAGCTCGACGGTCTGCGACGTCTCCGGCTCCAGGCTGTCGCGGATGGCGGCGAAGCCTTCCGGCGTCGTGGAGAAGGGGCCGCTGGTGGCGGCAGAGACGAAGGCGCGGATGTTCTCCGTGTAGGAGGCGAACAGCTCCTGATCCTCGGTGAGCGCGAGCCTGGCGCTGACCTGCGGCAGGAAGCTGTCCTTCGCCTCGATCGTGCCGCTGCGCTGCGGGCCGGTGACGGTGTCGGCCTCGTTCTCGACCTTCACGGCCTTGAACCCGCCGTTCAGGGTCAGCATGTCGGTGACCGCCCAGGTATCGGCGATGTAGAGCTGTCGTGTCGTGGTGGTGAAGTCGTAGTCCCACTGCGTATAGAAGGGCGAACTCTGGAACTGGGTCGAGCTGCGCTGCGGGGCCGCCCGGTCCAGCCCGTAGAAGCGCCGGGCCTGGGAGAAGTCGTTGTCCTCGTACCAGCCGCCGGCCTCGATCCGGTGATCCCCCAGATCGGCCGTGAGGCGACCGATCACGCCGTAGCGCTCGATGTCGTACTCGGTGGTGCGGATGGAGATGGGGCCGCCGCCCGGCGTCGGCACATAGGGCGTGAACCACACACCCTGGCCCTCGTTCCTGTGGCCGTACCCGGTGGCCGAGACGGACAGGATGCTGCCCAGCGGATAGTCCAGCGTGACGGCGCCCAGCGTGTCCTTGCGCAGGCCGGCGGCGTCGTAATAGGCGTCGTCCAGGGTCCGGACCGGCGCGGGATAGACGGTGCCGGCGGCCGGATTGCTGACCGGGGCGCCGCTGTCGCCGCGGTTGTTGCCGATGTCGGCCACCTGCAGGGCCAGGTTCCAGTTCTTGGCGAAATTGTCCCAGTCGTAGCCCAGACGGCCGATCATCGAGCGCGACAGGTCCTGGTAGTCGTTCTCGCGCCGGTCGGACCAGTTGATCCAGCCGGTGATCGTCCCCTCGCCGACCGGCTGCACGATCTTGGCATTCATCTGCTGCTGCTTCTGGATGCCGTCGCCCTTCCACTTGTCGGACCACTGGCCGGCATAGCTGGCATAGGCCCGTGTGCCGGTCGCCAGCGCCCCTGTCTCCAGCCGGACATAGGCGCGGCGGGTGGAATCCCCGCCCGCCGTCAGGGCGGTGGAGATCCCGGCCTCCTCCGACGGATCGCGCGAGACGAACTGCAACGTGCCGCCCAGATTGCTGGTGGAGGCGGTGCCAATGGCGCCCGCCCCCTGTGCGACGACCACCCGGTCCAGATTCTCCGAGATCACGGCGCGGCTGACATGCAGGCCGTTATGGGCGCCGTAGCTCATGTCCCCCAGCGGCACCTCGTCCAGCGTGAAGCCGAGCTGGTTCTGGTTGAAGCCACGGATGCTGATGCGCGCCGACCATTCGTAGGCGCCGAACGGATCGGCCGACTGGAAGCTGACGCCGGGCAGCTTCTCGATGGCCTTCAGCGGGCTGGTGCCGGGGGCGGTGAGCTGCAGCGTGGCCGCGGTGACAGACTGCACCTGGCGGGTCTCGCCACGGCCGTAGATCACGATCTCTTCCAGCGCCGGCGTTTCCGCCACCTGGGTCTGGGCCTGGGCCGGCAGGCCGATGCCCAGGCTGGACAGGGCCGTGCCGGCCAGGACGCGCCCCAGGAAACGATGACGATGCATATGACCTCCCCCTCTCGATCCGTGCCCTTCCGGGCAACCGTGGTGATCCGCGAGGGGCGGTAGCACAGGGATTTTTCAGACCGCATACGGTTCCGTTGCGGAAATATTATGCCGAGAGAAGAGTACTATTGTGTTGCAGACGGGCGACGCCGGGGCGTGAACACCTCCCGCGGACATCCGAGACCAGCTTGCCGTGGCGCCGTTCGCCCCCATTTCTGCCGCACACAGAAGATCAGGGGAGGACGGGATGCGTCATCGGGCAGCGGGACTGATGCGGGCAGGAGAGATGTGGGCCGGACGGGGACGTGCCGGACTTGTCCGGGCGTGTCTCGTGGCCGTGGGGCTGGCCGCGGTCGGCCCGGTCCTCGGCGTTCCGGTATCCGCCGGCGCCCTGGCGGCCCCGCGGGAGTTCAACGCCTGGCCGGCCCCCGCCGCGCGGCAGGCGGTCAAGGTCACCACCGTCGTGGACGGGCTGGACCACCCCTGGAGCGTCGCCTTCCTGCCCGACGGACGCCTGCTGGTCACCGAGCGTACCGGCCGGCTGCGCACCGTGCAGGAGGGGCGCCTGCTGCCTGAGCCGGTGGCCGGCCTGCCGCCCATCGAGGAGGTGGGGCAGGGCGGTCTGCTGGAGGTGGCGCTGCACCCCGACCATGCGCGCAACCGCCTTGTCTACATCTCCTATGCCGAGCCCGATCCGTCGGGGCGCGGCCACCGCACCGCCATCGCCCGCTTCCGTGACGGCAACGGCACGGCGGAAGGCTTCGAGGTGCTGTACCGCGGCACCAGCGACCGCACGCGCCACCATTTCGGCAGCCGGATCGTCTTCGGCACGGACGGCAAGCTCTATTTCAGCATCGGCGACCGCGGCACGGACAAGCGGGCGCAGGACCCGGCCGACAGCTCCGGCAGCATCCTGCGCCTGAACGATGACGGCAGCATCCCCGGGGACAATCCCTTCGTCGGCAGGCCCGGTCATCTGCCCGAGCTGTACAGCATGGGCAACCGCAATCCGCAGGGGCTGGCGGTGCAGCCGGGCACCGGCCTGATCTGGGAATCGGAGCACGGCCCCCAGGGCGGGGACGAGATCAACATCATCCGCGCCGGCGCGAACTACGGCTGGCCCGTCATCACCTACGGCCGGACCTACGGCCTCGGCCTGCCGATCGGGGAGGGCACGGAGAAGCCGGGGATGGTGCAGCCGGAACTCTACTTCGTGCCGTCGCTGGCGCTCGCGGGCATGACCTTCTACACGGGCGACGCGCTGCCGGCCTGGAAGGGCGACCTGATCGTCGCCCTGCTGGGCGGCGGTCTCGTCCGCCTGGACGTGGAAGACGACCGCGTGGTCGCCGCCGAGCGCCTGCTGGAGGAGGAGCTGGGACGCACCCGCCATGTGGCGCAGGGGCCGGACGGTGCGCTCTACGCCCTGGTGGACGAGCCGGCGCCCGGCGGCAGGCTGGTCCGCATCGATCCGCAGTGAGATGCGGTGCGCGCTCACCGGACGGGCGGCCGCATGGCTCCGGCAGCGGGGGGCGCCGGGCTGACGCCGCGGTTCCGCTTGCCCTCGCAGCCGATTCCGGCCAAAACCGGCAGAGTGGTTTTCGGCAGCGAAGAGTGTCGGCAAGATGGCTTACCTGATTCAGGGCGAGACGGGCGAGTGGGAGATCGTGATCGGGCTGGAGGTCCATGCCCAGGTCATCTCCAACGCAAAGCTGTTCAGCGGGGCCGCGACGGCCTTCGGTGCCGCGCCCAACAGCCAGGTCAGCTTCGTCGATGCGGCCTTTCCGGGCATGCTCCCGGTCATCAACGAGGTCTGCGTCGAGCAGGCGGTGAAGACGGGGCTGGGGCTGAAGGCGCAGATCAACCTGCGCTCGGTCTTCGACCGCAAGAACTACTTCTATGCCGACCTGCCAGCCGGCTACCAGATCAGCCAGTTCCAGCAGCCGGTCGTCGGCAACGGCACCATCGTGCTGGATCTGGCCGACGGTTCGACCCGCGAGGTCGGCATCGAGCGTCTGCATCTGGAGATCGACGCGGGCAAGTCCCTGCACGACCAGCATCCGTCCAAGACCTATGTCGATCTGAACCGGGCCGGTGTGGCGCTGATGGAGATCGTCTCCAAGCCCGACATGCGCAGCCCGGAGGAGGCGGCCGCCTATCTGCGCAAGCTGCGCACGATCCTGCGCTACCTGGGCACCTGCGACGGCAACATGGAAGAGGGCTCCATGCGCTGCGACGTCAACGTCTCGGTGCGCAAGGTGGGCCAGCCCTACGGCACCCGGACGGAGACGAAGAACGTCAACTCCATCCGCTACGTGCAGCAGGCCATCGAGTACGAGGCGCAGCGTCAGGTCGAACTGATCGAGGGCGGCGGGACGGTGGTGCAGGAGACGCGGCTGTGGGACCCGAACAAGGGTGAAACCCGCTCCATGCGCTCCAAGGAGGAGGCGCACGACTACCGCTACTTCCCCGATCCCGACCTGCTGCCGCTGGAGATCGAGCAGTCCTGGGTGGACCGGATCAAGGAGACCCTGCCGGAACTGCCGGACGACAAGAAGGCCCGCTTCATGGCGGATTACGGCCTGTCCGCCTATGATGCCGGCATCCTGGTCGCCGAGCGCGCCCGTGCCGACTTCTACGAGACGGTGGCGAAGGGACGCGATCCCAAGCTGGCCGCCAACTACGTGATCGGCGACCTGCTCGGCGCGCTCAACAAGACCGGCCGGGACATCACCGAATCGCCGATCGCGGCGGACGATCTGGGCGGGCTGATCGATCTGGTGACCGACGGCACCATCTCCGGCCGCATCGCCAAGGACGTTTTCGCGGAGATGCTGGAGACGGGTGAGAAGCCGTCCCTCATCGTCGAGAAGAAGGGGCTGCGGCAGGTCACCGACACCGGCGCCATCGACAAGGCCATCGACGAGGTGATGGCCGCGAACGCCGACAAGGTGGCGGAGTTCCGCTCGGGCAAGGAGAAGCTGTTCGGCTTCTTCGTCGGTCAGGTGATGCGCGCCACCCAGGGCAAGGCGAACCCCGCCCTGGTGAACGAGATCCTGGCCACCAAGCTCAAGGGCTGACGGGGCGCGGGCGGCTCCGCCCGCCCGAGCAGGCCCGACCATGAGAAACCCCGCCCGGCCTGTGCCGGGCGGGGTTCGTCGTTCCGGGGAACCCTTTCCGGCGGATCAGCCCTGGCCGCTGCCGCCCGTGACGGCGGAGGCGATCTGTGCCGCCCAGCGCCGGATGAAGCGGTCGGCATCGCCGTACTGCGTCGTCGCATGGAGATTCTGACCGAGCGGCTGGCCCGTGTCCGAGTCGGCGAAGACGGCGACCACCTCGCCCGTCATGGCATCCGTCAGCACCGCCTGGAAAGCCGCCTCGCCCACGCCGTAGGTGCGGTGGATGATGCCGCCGCGCCCGTCCTGCCGTTCCGGGAAGACGGGGCTGTTCGGTACGAATTCCGTGATCAGGAGGCTCAGCCGGAGCACGCCCGGCCCCGGCTGCGCGGCAAGCGCCCTGGCGCCGAACTCCTGCTCCAGCTTCTCCCGGAAGTAGCTGCGGGCATGCTCGGCATCGCGTTCCGTCAGGGCCAGATCCTCATGCCGGCGGGTGACGGACAGCCCGATGGGGTCGATCAGGACCCGGTCATAGCGCGACAGGTCCGTGCCGGGGCGCACAGAGAAGATGTCCATGCCGCTCAGCGGGCGCTGTTCCAGGCCCTGGAGGGGCAGCTCGGGTACCGGCGGGGCGCCGCGGACATCCTGGCTGGCCACCTTGGCGACGGCCGGCGCCGCCACCGCGAGCGCGACCAGGACAACGGCCGCGAAGCGGACGGCCGCAGGCCGGAAGAACGCGGGAGCCTGGACCGCGGTGTCCTGCACGGCGGCTGACCGGCCTGACAGGAACCGGCCTGACAGGGACCGGCGTGACGGAGACCGGCGGGAAGGGAAAAGATCTGGGTGCATGGCGGACCTCCTCGGGACCTGTGAAACCGCCCCATTCCGCGGCCCCGCCCTTCACCGCAGCCGGTGATGCCGGGACCGCTCCTGAGCAGCCGGCCACCCCGTCCGGCGGGTCCGGAATCGAATTCCGGACCTTTCTCTAGGATGGGGCGCGCCAGCAGCGTTGACAAGGTCGTCGGCGCCGCTTAGAAACCGGGTCTCGCCACGCCCGGAGGCTTCTCCGGCGCGCCGGCAGGAGGGGTGGCCGAGCGGCTGAAGGCAACGGTTTGCTAAACCGTCATACGGGGAAACTCGTATCGTGGGTTCGAATCCCATCCCCTCCGCCACTACCCCGGTACCGACCAGACCATGGGCCGCTCAAGCGGCCTTTTTTCTTTTTGGGTCAAAGGGGTTTAGCGCCTGCGGTTTTACCGTGGAGTAGCGGTGGCAGTGCCCCGTGAGCCGGATTCGGCGTCTCCGTCTCCAACCGCATTTACCGGCCGGCAAAAGGTATTGGCTCAGGAACACGAGATAATTTGCCGTTTCACAGAGAAACGACGGCTTCACTTCATGCAGTTGGAAGCCCCAATCGCAATACTACTAAAATAGATGTAAATTATGATCCGCCTGCGCATTTGTTATTAACTCCATGCTTTCTCGGATATTTGTGCGAACGGTCGCGAAATAATCGGTTATCGCGAGTGTGGGTGGCCGTCCTTATTCTTCGAACACCATGCCCGGCTGCTCGACCCAGGGCGCCAGCGCCTTCGCCGCCAGCCGCTCCAGAGACAGGGCGCACGGGCGCCGGTGGATCAGCAGGTGCTCCAGCACTTCCGGCGACAGGTAGGCCAGCCGCAGGAACCGGCTAACGAAGGGCACCGTGACGGCCTCGGCGTCGGCGATGTCCCTTAGCGTCGCCACCTTGCCGCGGCCCAGGCGGCGGCGCCAGTTCCAGGCGTGGGGATGGCTCGCAGCAGGCGCGAACAGGTACCTGTCGTTCAGAAAGCGCCTCGATGTCGGCCGGCGAGATGATGCGGGGCCGGCCGTTGCGGCGCCTGACCGTGAGCGGGATGACGACGCGGATGGTCTCGGGTGCGGAACTCATGCGACGGGCTCCGGGGTGCGCAGGGTGAGAATCTCGCGCACCACTGCGCCGAGGCCGGCGGTGCGCTGGTCACCTCGTGCTCGAGCTGGGCGAGAAGCTCAACAGGGTGTTGAGCAGAGATTGATAGGTCATGGTGAGTCGGGCCGAGGAAGGAGGCGAGCACCCTGAGCGGCATCCAATGATTGATAATACGGCATGATGAGTGTTTAATCAGGCGGCGCATCGCCACGATCTGCAGGATGAAAGCGGATGCCCATCGGCGACAACGAATTCGAGACAGTGGCCAAAGGCGACCTTCCCGCCCTCCTCGCGTCTTCCTCGGACGACGACCTGGATTTCCTTGTCTCGTACATCCTCAACGCGAGCACCGAGTCGCTTTCGTCCAAGGACGAGTACAAGAGGCACCGCCCCAAGCATTCGCGCTACACCGACCTGATCGCGGCGGAGATCCGGGAGTTTGGAGGCAACACGTTCGCCAACTTGTTCCGCGGCGAGGGCCCCTTCTACGCCGAGGTGGTTGTCGACGTCTGCGAGCAGCTCAAGGTCAAACCAGGCGGGGACGTCGTCGAGAACGAGAAGAAGATCCTCATGAA
It encodes:
- a CDS encoding alkaline phosphatase D family protein is translated as MSDTDPDRRRLLTGMAAAPLALATGLRADGTQAEGAAAGPAPYPAADEGRTIRRIAFGSCAKSEKEQPIWDAIVAAEPDLFIFLGDNVYLDTRDPEVMRRKYAALAAKPGFQKLRARTPVIAIWDDHDYGENDAGADYPMKEESRRQFCDFFGVPADSPRRTRDGIYTSVTFGPPGRRLQVLLPDLRWNRTPIRTLDLGGTPYDTWADEQARAGRPVPGPYARNPEDPATMLGERQWQWLEQQLARPADVRILASSLQVVADFPGWEAWINYARDHQRLIQAIREKRADGLFCISGDTHYAEISRLDVNVPYPLWDFTSSGLTEVWPVLPPNARRRGEAYRAENFGLIEIDWRDGNTIVTVQIRDIVGAVRLEQRLRVADLAVP
- a CDS encoding TonB-dependent receptor; translation: MHRHRFLGRVLAGTALSSLGIGLPAQAQTQVAETPALEEIVIYGRGETRQVQSVTAATLQLTAPGTSPLKAIEKLPGVSFQSADPFGAYEWSARISIRGFNQNQLGFTLDEVPLGDMSYGAHNGLHVSRAVISENLDRVVVAQGAGAIGTASTSNLGGTLQFVSRDPSEEAGISTALTAGGDSTRRAYVRLETGALATGTRAYASYAGQWSDKWKGDGIQKQQQMNAKIVQPVGEGTITGWINWSDRRENDYQDLSRSMIGRLGYDWDNFAKNWNLALQVADIGNNRGDSGAPVSNPAAGTVYPAPVRTLDDAYYDAAGLRKDTLGAVTLDYPLGSILSVSATGYGHRNEGQGVWFTPYVPTPGGGPISIRTTEYDIERYGVIGRLTADLGDHRIEAGGWYEDNDFSQARRFYGLDRAAPQRSSTQFQSSPFYTQWDYDFTTTTRQLYIADTWAVTDMLTLNGGFKAVKVENEADTVTGPQRSGTIEAKDSFLPQVSARLALTEDQELFASYTENIRAFVSAATSGPFSTTPEGFAAIRDSLEPETSQTVELGWRFRIDTLQGSVTGYYVKFDDRLLTLSLGAGIVGNPTALQNVGSVTTKGVEAAATWEFVENWSVFGSLTYNDSTYDDNVLDANGVITAATKDKKATDTPEFMAKGELAYDDGDLFGTVGVSHTGKRYYTYLNNGSVPSYTLVDLSLGYRFSGSGWLDGLEVQANVTNLFDKEYVSTIGSNGFTNADPDGTFQTLLAGAPQQFFVTLRKSF
- a CDS encoding PQQ-dependent sugar dehydrogenase; protein product: MAVGLAAVGPVLGVPVSAGALAAPREFNAWPAPAARQAVKVTTVVDGLDHPWSVAFLPDGRLLVTERTGRLRTVQEGRLLPEPVAGLPPIEEVGQGGLLEVALHPDHARNRLVYISYAEPDPSGRGHRTAIARFRDGNGTAEGFEVLYRGTSDRTRHHFGSRIVFGTDGKLYFSIGDRGTDKRAQDPADSSGSILRLNDDGSIPGDNPFVGRPGHLPELYSMGNRNPQGLAVQPGTGLIWESEHGPQGGDEINIIRAGANYGWPVITYGRTYGLGLPIGEGTEKPGMVQPELYFVPSLALAGMTFYTGDALPAWKGDLIVALLGGGLVRLDVEDDRVVAAERLLEEELGRTRHVAQGPDGALYALVDEPAPGGRLVRIDPQ
- the gatB gene encoding Asp-tRNA(Asn)/Glu-tRNA(Gln) amidotransferase subunit GatB, with protein sequence MAYLIQGETGEWEIVIGLEVHAQVISNAKLFSGAATAFGAAPNSQVSFVDAAFPGMLPVINEVCVEQAVKTGLGLKAQINLRSVFDRKNYFYADLPAGYQISQFQQPVVGNGTIVLDLADGSTREVGIERLHLEIDAGKSLHDQHPSKTYVDLNRAGVALMEIVSKPDMRSPEEAAAYLRKLRTILRYLGTCDGNMEEGSMRCDVNVSVRKVGQPYGTRTETKNVNSIRYVQQAIEYEAQRQVELIEGGGTVVQETRLWDPNKGETRSMRSKEEAHDYRYFPDPDLLPLEIEQSWVDRIKETLPELPDDKKARFMADYGLSAYDAGILVAERARADFYETVAKGRDPKLAANYVIGDLLGALNKTGRDITESPIAADDLGGLIDLVTDGTISGRIAKDVFAEMLETGEKPSLIVEKKGLRQVTDTGAIDKAIDEVMAANADKVAEFRSGKEKLFGFFVGQVMRATQGKANPALVNEILATKLKG
- a CDS encoding DUF3313 family protein, with the translated sequence MQDTAVQAPAFFRPAAVRFAAVVLVALAVAAPAVAKVASQDVRGAPPVPELPLQGLEQRPLSGMDIFSVRPGTDLSRYDRVLIDPIGLSVTRRHEDLALTERDAEHARSYFREKLEQEFGARALAAQPGPGVLRLSLLITEFVPNSPVFPERQDGRGGIIHRTYGVGEAAFQAVLTDAMTGEVVAVFADSDTGQPLGQNLHATTQYGDADRFIRRWAAQIASAVTGGSGQG